The genomic stretch GTGCTTCAGCTCTGGTACATATGACAATCAATTTGCACAGTTTTATGCACGCAGTACCTTAAAATTTTGTTCTTGTTCTTGTTCCTGAACCCAACGAAAATTGCTATTATTTTCACAGGCCTCGCACAAATCCTTAATTCTGGCATCTGAGTCTTAATTGTAAACTTTGCACAGTGTAGCTGCGTTGTCCAGAAGTGCATATTTAAATTATAGTTAGTATCAGTCTGTGTGGATTGATGCGCTTCGTTTAGAATTCTATATTAACATCTGTCTTCCTGAAATTGTTCAGGACACTTTTTGAAAATTAACTGTTAGCTTTAAACTAACTGACTTTGGCTAGATTAGCTAGCACACTGTTGAAAATTAATGCAGCGTCCTTAAACCAGACTTAATAGTCTTAAACCTACCGTAAAATAGTCTTAAACCTACCACCTCATTGAGAAGTTTATCACGTTTCTCCTAAAATCCTGCTcatcagaggcggagagttttcattttcccaggtggggcaagggcgcaccgcgaaataagtactctggcaggggtgggggatatgtttattaagaaaaaaaagaaaggtaagccagatggatgtcggcgtgttattaaaaaaaaaagtgaaagggggaagacaaaaaaggaaaagataaaagaaaacaaaaaagaaggaaggaaaagaaaaatgaagaacacaaaactaactctggcgggatcttatgatgtatgcagaactggtatagaaataagaggaaggaagaacagaaaaaaagaaaaacagagagaacgtaaacagtgaacatgtgcacaactgaaggcattacgcctttgaaaactgagtgcaaaaggaacaaaatgcattgaatcctcggtgtttgacccgaaatgcgcgcaatattatgaatatggtcaatgaaatggaccagcgggagttgaaccaactcccaacggatatgcgttccgaagattctaccgttgcacctcactggcagctgcaggtaccttttcgactgcttttgtttcattgatctgattgctttgggcgaaattcaggcaatgtgttgtgtcatcctctctgttcttcgcctcaccttctactgtgataatgagtatggtgggcggatacatattttacaaattgcaagatgcatttttggggttggtgcctcttcgctcttttgacccgggcgctccgagccccaaaagggggggcggcgccccccctagttcttgttccggggggggggggcaagggcccccgcgcccccccgcagtcggcgcctatgctgcttatccttaaaggggcactaaagtgctaAAATTTCTCGTAAATTGAGGTTTCTCTTGCTCAAGGATCACGAGCTCCACAACAGATGAACCCCATTCCTTTTGCGTTGGCGTCTATGTAATGACATGTTTCATTGCatgaggagaaatttttgcaccttAGCACCCCTTTAATTTCAAAcacccacacacaaaaaagtcaaAAGTCGCATTCTGCTGTAATGGCTCAGCCATCTTGCAAGCGTAACACTTTGTGAATTCCTAGGCGACCTTATTGTGGGATTGTCACCTGTGGATGACAACTGGTGGGAGGGAAGGTGCGAAGGACGTAGCGGCATCTTCCCAATGTCCCACGTCTGGAAGGCGGATTCTACCAAGCTCAGGTCTGCCGCAGACTCTGCATTTGTGGACTTGTGGGCCCGGGTCAGGCAAGACATGGCAGCCCAGCTGGACGATGAGCTCTCCCTGGTTCAGGGGGAGATGGTTCACATTACCAAGATCATCGATCATGATTGGTACTGGTACGTATGGTAGCCCTACCTTCAGTATTTACACCTTTCTAGAACGGTGCAGACGGTTACTGTTTTTCTACCCTTTCTGCAGGGGCGAATGCAAGGGGCAGGAAGGAAGATTTCCTCGGAGGTTTGTCACGGTTCTACCTAAAGATGAGGCAGAGATCTCAGCCGTAACGGCACCACCGGCCGCGACCGATACGGCACCTGAGCTTAGTCGTTACGATGCTGGCCCCCCTAAGCCTCCAAGAACTTTCAAGGCTGAAGCGACCAATAGCGAAGATAATGAGGACAGCACCGGAAGTGGCTACCACAGCCTCAACAGCGGGATCGCTCCTTATGCCCGTGCCAAATACCCATTCAGCGCGCAGTACCCGAATGAACTATCTTTTAGCGAAGGCGAACTCATCACTATGATACGCCATATTGACGACGAATGGACGGAGGGCGAATTGAACGGAGAAGTTGGACTTTTCCCCACGGATTTTGTCGACATCATTGTCGACTGTTCGGAAGCAGCAGCTCCTACGCAGGACAGCACGCCCGTTGTGTCGGAGTTCCGTGACGAGGAGCCTGCGAGGTTTGGGAGGGCGCTCTTCGATTTTACGGGCGACGTTGCTGGCGATTTACCGTTGAGGGCAGGGGACGTAATAGTGTTGCTCGGCAGGCTGAACAGTGATTGGTACAGAGCCAGAACACGGGACGGAAGAGTTGGAATCTGCCCCACGAATTTTGTGGAGGAGATGTCGCGGTCGCCGGACGCCGGAGCAGAGTCCAAGAAAATGGGAAGGTACAACTCAGCACCGAGTTGTCAGATTCTGTCAAAGGTATCAGACGACAGGAAGAGGAAGACGCTGACCAGGCCTTCTGCAGTCAACGAAGTGGAAAGCGGTGCGGCAATGAACAGCCTGCCAACTGGGACTTCCTCCTTGGTTGAAGAAAGTGCTGCTCACCTCAGAAGAGCCAACACATTGACGAGCTCAGAGAGTGCAGCTTTCAAAAGGTTACTGTTGTTTTGGTATGGTGTGACCATAAAAGTTACTAATGCTAATTTACAGGGAGGTGGCAAGCTTTCATGAACCCAAGACACGTACGTATCACACAAACTTTTTTTGAATCAACTTGATTGGTGTCCTTGCTACAATACCAGCCTGTAGCACACTGGCTTTACAAAGGTCGACTCTCATTCTTTCATGGGAGATATGTGTAGTGACACCCCAGTTCTGTCTAGGCTATCGTGTGCTGCAACATATCATAGTGTCACAAAGTTAGGAACCAGTGGAAGTATGCCATGTTATAATAAAATGCCAACTCTTTGTTGTTCGTGAAGTGTAATTGTTGTTTGCAAAAACAGCACAAAAAAAAGGTCCCGTCCCAACTCGTCCTCCACCGCCCATACCTCGGAGTGCAACTTCATCCTGTCTGCCGAGCAGGGCAGCTCCCCCTGTTCCATATCAGGAACAGCAACCCAGAGAGGGTATGATGCACTTACACATGTCAATTCTGTGGAAACGTGTGAACTGTGAATAATTCTGAAGGTTAGTAACACATATAACTTTGTCTTTTCATTATAGCCACAGAACGTGTATGCGATGTGGCTGACGTAGCAGCAGGGACGGGCTTTGCAAGTGGTGCAGTTCTTGCAGATGAACCAAATGCAGACAGCAGCCAAGTGAAAGCAGACGTCGACAGAGAGAGAGCGGAAGAGAGAAAGTAAGAAGAATGTTTGCATTTTTACAGCTCTGTGCGCATAAAAGCGTGTAAAGTCTCTGAATTCCTTTTTCATCGTTTTTACAAGGAGAAAAGTACGAGAACATCGTCAGTGTGTCATCACAGAGCTGTTGCAGACGGAACGCGACTACATAAAAGACCTACAGATCTGCTACGACATCTACCTCAGGGACCAGTCTGCAAGCAAGGTATAACGAGGCTTATCACATCTCCTGCAGTGTATAACCAgacagtggcgtcactaggggttGTGGGGGTGTGTGATCTGCCCCGGGTGACGCGATTAAAGGACATCAAAGTGAAAGACCGGGCGTGTTGATGTCGATCCTGCATGACAAACTAGCACtaggaacgggacagagagaagagacgacaggacaggtgctagacttccaacaaaagaaTTTATTTAGCAACATAGTGCCGTCTTTAAATATTACACTCAGACGATTAATGCGTCATCCACACACTCGTCATCCTTTTTCTTGTCCCACATTTTTAGGAATTTGACTTCATTATCAAACAAAGTGATAGAAGCATGACTCTCACACACTGTTGCtcattttttcttatttcgaatGCCTCTATTATTTCTCTGGTACGCTGATCACAAGAACGACCTTTTATCCTCGTCTCCGGGAATCTTGGCCCTGCACCCTAGTAATGCCACTGTAACCATCAGGGCATATTTTTCACtgacatacgagggtggttccataagtttccggcccgaccaacttttaatagtcatagagacgaaacaagtgtatcacttttcgacgtagtcacccttaactttgatgcacttttgacacctttcaaccagcattcttatacccttgaaaaaatagtccgaagttttgtccgcaaaatgctggaaaactgcctcttgcacctcactattgttttgaaatctccgtcctctgagatccctcttcaagtttgagaacaggaagtagtcactcggtgccaagtctggactgtagggtgggtggtggatttcttcgaagccgcactccttcagtgcagccttggcaacagaagccgtttggacaggggcattgtcctggagcaaccggacacctcgactcaacctgccgcgcgtctcgcagtcggtgcaggagtgaagcataataagtcgcattcactgtggtgttcctctctttgaagtcgatgaggaggatcccgtgacaatcccaaaatattgttgccatgatcttctttgaggattgtgtgaccttgcatagtctcatcccctgtgacaattgacttcaatatttcttcttcgttctcttgacagagctccaaaaactctttggtaCAGACGACACGCTGTtccttttgaactgacgagagaagtcgtggcaccaatctcgcactgacctttttcatgtgaaggccctcgccgattatgcgaaaaacggttgttttggaaggccccagcctttctgagaattccttcaccttcagacgtctgtcgctcagcacttcctcctcgacaagagacaaattttcttgtgtcaccacttccactggacgaccatcgtgtggatcatcttcaatggactatcgccccagtcgaaactgcttagcccagtcttttaccgttatgtatgacggagaggcttccctgtacacctTGTCCAGACGCGCTTTAATTTCcctaggcgaaagtccctcttttgtcaataattttatcacagcgcggtactcgcttttttccattttaactgaagagtgcaccctggctgtttgaaatgccgctctccaaccgacaaaagcatggggagggttgagggtggtgctccggccctccaacagatggcgccacgcgtccttaatcgcaatTTCAAATTCGCGCACATTTTCTACCTTGGGCCGGAAACTTGTGGAAGTACCACCCTCGTACCTAGGCATATACTGTTGTGTCTGCAGGTTTGATGTAGTTTTGAGGTAGTAATACAGCTCTCATGTACAACTTGGTATGgtacttcttctttttttttttcaggaccTGGAAATAGACATGGCCACGCTATTCGGAAACCTAGACGAAGTGATAGCTGTTGCAAATCAGCTCTTGTCACTCATTGAAGATGAAGCACGAAAGACAGAGCAGGATCAGATGATTGGTAAGGATGAGCCCGTTTTCATGTGGGATTTATTTCGTGGGTGCCTTATTTTGCTGATCTCACAGAGTCTAGAAAAAGAATGAAGCCTAGGCACTTGACACACTCGTGATGCTGTTATTGTGACTTGTTGCAGACATTATATTTTGGCTTTATTCTGTTCATACTCTAAAAATTTCTTACGTGTACTGTGACAAAGAATTTTGTTGTGAAGTCAAGATATGGCACCCTACAATGGTGTTACAATCAACGATGCTGACATCCATTCATGGAAGGACTTTTATCTGCCAGAGCTCAATTGTTTTCATTGTCAGTCATTGTGATGACTCTGACTTGACAGTTAACATTGTTTTGTTTGTGATGTAACTCAGCAACATACACTTCCAGCTTCTTATACAACTGCATGACATGATGCTATAATACGTAGCTTAAATACTAGCTTAAATAATAGAATGCGCAAAAAATAGTACTGCACGAAAATTGTTACTTCTGCATCGCCTATGAACAGCCATGCTTTATGTAAGTTGTATAAGTTGTGGAAATATAAACACATTCCACGTTCCATGGAGATTTTGGAACAATTTTGAGAGCTGAAAAGAAATTGGAATATAGGGTAGTGTTTTTCTGTTGTGTGCTGAAGTTTAGCTTAGTTTAGTCTGACAGTGTTTTGATAAACTCTGTGATATTGCCATTGAAGCATTGGCTGTTTTAGCAGTCAACGTTTACCTTTTGTGCAGGCTCTTGCTTTGTGAATATGGCTGATGAGTTGAAGGAAGTTTATGGGCATTACTGCAGAAATCATGATGATGTCAGTGGGTTGTGGACAAAGGTAAGATACATGTAGACATGTcacacactgtaaaaatattaccgtattttccggtgtataacgcgcgcgttatacagtaaaaaagtgctctgaagagaTCCTGCGGatatctaacggtgcgcgttatacacggaaatgttttcctgcagagttctttctcaggtcggtgacgtacaaattctagcctcttccagggtgtgctgcGACTTTCTCCCAAATCTCTTAGGGCCAGTTGACAAAACCAGCGAAAAGGCACTGGGCTTCATAAAAAgttaatgatgctgcttaaggTCAATAGTTCTGAATTCATTTTGGAAggctggcgtgattgagaagggacgcgaaactgAAAACggagaggagactgaagtatactGTATGACACCGACTCTGTTGCATGGGGGGTTTAACGGctttgactaaatgtgtttcaaataaagcatatgcatatataCACTGCCTTGGTTTATtgtttattgtgtgtttactggtggcagtacagaagcttgtagcaacaatgcggtgcgcgttatacatggaattttttttcaaattcggcccgttttttggggtgcgcgttatacacgagtgcgcattatacatggaacttttttcaaattcagcccgtttttaggggtgcgcgttatacactgGAAAATACGGTACGTTTCACCAACTTTGAAATCCTTATATTTCCTCAAAACTAAGATCCCACTAAATATTCTAGCCATCCTAGCAAATATTCCGCAAAGGTATGGTAATAAGAACCTGAATGAAGTTGAAGTGATGCGCTGCATGCATTTTATTGCAGCCCTTATGCTATTTTAGTGCACTTTAGAAAAAATTTGAAATAGATTCGATGCTCATTACACACTCATTCTCAAATCTCAGCTGCTGTATACTATAACCTTGAACGTCAATGTCCAGATCACCAACGAAGTGTAGCGTAGTCAGCAGCCCCACCTCCAGTAGCATAGTCAGAACTATGTTTTGGAAGGGGCTTTAAGGGAACTTTACACTAGAGGAGGATTTTACCcccatttttctctctctcaaatGCATTACCAATGGTAGGAGTTGTAGGGGTTTGAAACCCCCTGGCTATACCACTCGTTGCCCGTCTGGGATGTCACGAATGCTCCAATAGTTAAACTTGAGACTAGGTACAACTGCACAGTACATGCACCACAACGTTAGCAGCAAAATATTGTCCGCGTGCGTCCAGCAAAATATTACATGACAGCGTTTGTGCGTTGTGCAGCGTGCAGCTGTGTGCAGCGTTTGTGCAGCTTTGTGGATCACCGTGGGAATTTGCAAGTTATTAAGTTTACAGAATTTACCGCACACCGAATTTATACATAGATCCTAAATTTTTCAGGTTAAACACGGAGGGAAAATTTGTCACTACAAGTGGCCCAAAATACGATGGCCTACTCATGCACTAACAATATTTCAAACAGATGTTATTCTCGCTTTTCTTCTAGTACATGGAAAACCCGCAGACAATGCAATTTCTCCAAGCTGGTGTAGAACAGATGCAACGGGAAACAAACTGCTTTGACTTACCTTCAGTGTTGATAAAGCCAGTACAGAGAATTCTCAAGTACCCCTTGCTGATCAACGAACTGGAGAAGGTACTGATACCCTTCTGCTACTTCATGCAACAGTATGTTGACCATATTGTGTTCTTGCTCAGTCAACAGAAGAAGGTCACCCAGACAAAAAGGTTCTACTAGACGCAACAGCGAGGATGTCTGACGTTGCAACGTCCATCAATGAGTTCAAGCGTCGGAAAGATCTTGGTAAGCAATCTAATGATTTTGGAGTACATCCTGCTGTCTAATGCTTCCTGTTCTGTCCTCATAACTAAATCTTTGAATCCAGTTTTCAAGTACAGAAAGAATGCTGATGTCAGCCTGTCAAGGAGATTGGCAAAGTTAAACTTGCACTCTGTTTTGAAAAAGTCATCGCGTCTTGGCATGAGGCTATCCTCAACATTTGGGTTCGGACCACTTGTATGTTTCTTTCGTTACTTGGTTTTGAATGATACACATCTGGCTATGATGTTTAAGGACTTTATGTCGTAATAGGTGAAGGACGAGGAATTCGAAAGGGAGGAACGAGACTTTCGAGTGCTTGAAAAGGCAATAAAGATGTTCCTGAAAGATCTTGGCATGTTTTGTGACCAACTCAAGGTACGTAGTAGTATTTCCCTTGAATGCTCTTGATCCCttatatttagggcctgactttttagggttaaacccgtatccgcccgatatttaccccccgaacgaaatctgtaaaattcgggtttaacccgaatctacccaaaaacatccgggtcgcttggcacactcataagcgtgcattaaaataaagtttgataatgTCGCTAAAcgttagttccatgttaagacaaatttttattaaacaaaaaaaaatcgcccgaatacacccgaattcctgacgacagaatatgccgtaacgggatttaacccgaatacacccgaattctcgaatgaaaaatatcacccgatatttaccccccgaatttggccaaaaataaaacccgaaaaagtcaggccctagttattcATTACATTCATGGGTCTGGAGGGACGGGAGCAGCGGTTGTTTGGCACTTTTTATTTCCCTCACCTTTCGtcctttccctttcctctcACCCCCTCTCACTTGGCCATTATTTTTCACAACGAAAGGCAGCAACCCTATTTTACAAGCTCTTTATCCTTGGGCTTCCAAGGACAAAATGACCCGTGAGGAACGAAATTCAGGTCTCGTCAGCATAATGTCTTACACAGTATGAAGAATTTTTAGGAATGCTGCTCGCTCTTTCATATTTCAGGAGATTATCCATGTGTCATTGCAACTGGCAGAAAGTATAGCGGACTTCTATCAAGAAATGAAATCCATGACTGAAGTGGAGCAGTATCGAACTGTGCAGCGGACTATCTGTACGGAATACTGGCAGCAATTTGTATGTAGGAGCTTTTGTGCGGAGTGTCTTTGTCGGGAGTAGTGCTCCAGCTGGGGTAGTGTCAGTGACATGTTATCCAACTTTTGCAGTCTATGGCTGTGGATAGAGATGTTGTAGCAGTGCTGAAGCAGGTGCTGCAGATGTTTGCTGGCCCAAACAAGCTTATCACCAAGCGTGAACACAAGCTCCTCGATTACGCTGCTTGCCGAAGTAGGGTAGAGAAGAACAAGGACATTTCAAAGCAAAAGACGGTAAGAAGCAAAGCGTAGTAgcaccagagccgtagcgaggcgagtttgcgcccagggcagggtaaatctgAAGTCCCCCTCCGCTctcccactgccgtcagaagccctgtaatcaaagaaaaggaaaacgctaTTTGTAcagccgagatcgtaaattcaaattctcttcattcccgctttatactgtccaaccaacctgtgAGGGCCCCCGTttggctgcccccccccccccccctcactccCACGTCGCTACGGCTCGGAGTAACATTGGGACTTGAATGTAAAAGTAATCAAATGtattttttgtagctttcggatGAGGAGCAGATGGCGAAAAACACGTATGAGGCTTTGAACTCTCAACTTCTTGATGACTTGCCAAAGTTGTGCTCCATATCAGCAGACATCCTACATACGTGTGTTCAGGATTTCCTTCGTGCACGAAAGATGCTGATTGGCCGTACCACTAGAGAGCTTATGACTCTAATGGAGGTCAGTTTTTTTATCTTAACGCTGAATTGTGGAAACACATTGAAACCTATTGCTTAATTCTATCCTTGTTCTGTTTACTAAGCTTCCACTGATGCTGAGTGCAAAAAGCAGTGGGGATGTCCTGGAAAACTTCAGGATCAAGCATGTCCTTGTGTTGAAGACGCTTGCGCAAGAACCCCTCATGAGTGACCACAACTTCTTTGCGAGTCTCCTTTCAAAAGCAGACGCAGCTACACTTCCAAAGAGTGCACGCTCAAAGGCCAATTCGAACAAGAGGTCTAGTCTTGGGGCCTTGCCTGCGACACCAGGAATTCAAGTGAGTTGGCAGTACCATGCcacaccacctagataaagaAAGCCCGCTTAATGCTGGCCCTTTCTTTTCTGTGACGTGGAcatatgtcgtctgcttcagccaatcgAGGCAGACGATTTGAAACACTGGCCCTCTGTGGCTACCAGGGGTTGCCCATGTGGCTGACGGTTgctcgtctccatagctacgaCTGCCAAATGCACAGCCCTGATTGGCGGACTctaaaggagcactaaagtaTAAAATTTTCTCCCCACAGAATGAAAGGTGCAGTAAGGACGGTTCATCGGTTGTGTGCTGTCCATGATTTACGAGCGCGAGAAACCACAATtatgctttccctcttcctctaCATCTCAAGAAGGCTGACAATATGGAGTGGGTTCTCATTGGTtccctcaaacgatttgtccaatcatcacAGAGGATCCTTTGAGGAAACAAATAGAGGATATGCAAAATTGCTAGACATCTGGCAACAATAGACTTTGTCGGCCATGTTGGTTATGTCAAGTGGGCGATGCAACACACATGTGAAATCGGAGCCGCATTTCCCGCGTGAGCTACTTGATTTTGAGCATGTTACCACTGCTGTCGGATAACACGTTTGGAACCTATGTGAGTCGACGGCGCCCACCTCTCGAGGTGTACGTTACCCGTACACTCTGCCTTCATCAGTCTACGACTTACCGGTGTCCCGGTGCCTCTAAAGTGTGTGAATCGTATTACAACTGAGAAGAAGAACAATGGCATGTTtacatcagaaaaaaaaactaggcTCAGCATGCACGAGGGGTTGTGCTACAAATGAAGTTGGACGGGCATGGTGCACGTGCTTTGCGCGTGTGGTTGCAGACACGCGATGTTCGTTGCTAGTTGTTGCTTGATGCTTGAACGTCACGTTGTTTGGTGAGCAACCGTATGATTATTATGCTGCATTAACCATGCGTTCTGGGTAGGGTTCGGAGCCTGGGATCCCGAAATCCCAGGATTTTGGCATAATTTCGTGTCCGGAAATCCCAGCATTGCAGGATAGTGAATTCTGGCTTTTCTGGACAATGAATATGTGGTTGTACAAGTGAAAAGGAAAGAGCGATGCTTTACCGATTTTTGGTTATAAGCGGCCCTGCCTTAAAAATATTGTTTGCAATCCGAAACCAAACCAACCTCATCATCCACGACCCATGGCAAAGACATTACCTGCTGACTTATGTGAACCATGCAAGCTATAGCGAAGCCCTCAATATAACAGCACTGTACTTGCATTAAGACTCCAACAAAATTGTTAGTCTTCCGATCCATAAGGCCATCAATCTCAATAACAGAATTcctcttttttgttgttttcatcTTCATGAATACATATGGACACAATTATTGTGGATGAGTAAAAGGGGAGAAGAGCAGAACACACCAATTCTCAGAATGCtccagcggaagacgcgaaaaacgtcattgcTTTTAGCAGCCGCTTTAGTGTAAGTGCCAAACGTATGTCTTCTCGTGCACCGCTAAACGTGGGAAATATGCTACagcgcagccacaagatattccgtagcggATGAGAAGAAACGCATTCCAGTGCAAAGTCGATAATGCGGCAAGGTGCGAAAGCTCAATATATATACGCGGCAAAACTTTTGCCCGGTgggcagtattttttttcttgttcttttgtgCGCGTatgttttcttccactagaatattccgtggggatgacAAGAAGTGTGCACTGtatcgcaatttgtgatagTATGATGTG from Ornithodoros turicata isolate Travis chromosome 4, ASM3712646v1, whole genome shotgun sequence encodes the following:
- the LOC135391280 gene encoding dynamin-binding protein-like, producing MEPGTIVRSLSDFDSGLDGELSLKNGDVIQVVEAVDKHWTLGDLRGQRGKFPSSVVVEVKPPLLNPGQELFVGVADFISDVQGDLCFSSGDLIVGLSPVDDNWWEGRCEGRSGIFPMSHVWKADSTKLRSAADSAFVDLWARVRQDMAAQLDDELSLVQGEMVHITKIIDHDWYWGECKGQEGRFPRRFVTVLPKDEAEISAVTAPPAATDTAPELSRYDAGPPKPPRTFKAEATNSEDNEDSTGSGYHSLNSGIAPYARAKYPFSAQYPNELSFSEGELITMIRHIDDEWTEGELNGEVGLFPTDFVDIIVDCSEAAAPTQDSTPVVSEFRDEEPARFGRALFDFTGDVAGDLPLRAGDVIVLLGRLNSDWYRARTRDGRVGICPTNFVEEMSRSPDAGAESKKMGRYNSAPSCQILSKVSDDRKRKTLTRPSAVNEVESGAAMNSLPTGTSSLVEESAAHLRRANTLTSSESAAFKREVASFHEPKTPQKKGPVPTRPPPPIPRSATSSCLPSRAAPPVPYQEQQPREATERVCDVADVAAGTGFASGAVLADEPNADSSQVKADVDRERAEERKRKVREHRQCVITELLQTERDYIKDLQICYDIYLRDQSASKDLEIDMATLFGNLDEVIAVANQLLSLIEDEARKTEQDQMIGSCFVNMADELKEVYGHYCRNHDDVSGLWTKYMENPQTMQFLQAGVEQMQRETNCFDLPSVLIKPVQRILKYPLLINELEKSTEEGHPDKKVLLDATARMSDVATSINEFKRRKDLVFKYRKNADVSLSRRLAKLNLHSVLKKSSRLGMRLSSTFGFGPLVKDEEFEREERDFRVLEKAIKMFLKDLGMFCDQLKEIIHVSLQLAESIADFYQEMKSMTEVEQYRTVQRTICTEYWQQFSMAVDRDVVAVLKQVLQMFAGPNKLITKREHKLLDYAACRSRVEKNKDISKQKTLSDEEQMAKNTYEALNSQLLDDLPKLCSISADILHTCVQDFLRARKMLIGRTTRELMTLMELPLMLSAKSSGDVLENFRIKHVLVLKTLAQEPLMSDHNFFASLLSKADAATLPKSARSKANSNKRSSLGALPATPGIQGPQTEAQKVYIKSTYSPDSLYVALEDYMAVDVLDMSLKKGDIIGVVKRQDPMGSSLRWFVDNGTSKGFVPAKYLSSLPPPHRSSLAPSAPTVASRSPSPNSQQGRVTPQPRASEPPPPYSEKDPLQMPLSMSNRPAAPPTAASATTRLSLPAVPTQSANQDVARNPGRKSDVTIYNYSFSPGAALDSSDAGVASGEPSIGSPIKEATPATRYDNCEFDPLAPAAIANPMEQHPTHNGHTVLGGGERYANIEVESNQLFQQPPAVNEYHYALYPFSASGPHQLSVAQGQVVLVLHKYDLHGNPDWWFVQDRHNNKGYVPGNYLQKYQ